The following proteins are co-located in the Candidatus Hydrogenedentota bacterium genome:
- the amrS gene encoding AmmeMemoRadiSam system radical SAM enzyme yields MVTFSSNQGSVEQQLDHFSVPGHEALYQKEESLRVRCLACAHQCRISEGRRGVCRVRYNRKGVLYVPSGYVAGLQVDPIEKKPFYHVLPGSDALSLGMLGCNFHCDFCQNWLSSQTLRDSDALSGFQPCSAAEIESLAIRSKAASLISTYNEPLITADWAIEIFERVANKDILCGFVSNGYATPTVLEVLRPFMSLFKVDLKCFTEQGYRQVGGSLKPVLETISRLQELGFWVEIVTLVVPGFNDSAEELKKMAAFLASLSLDMPWHVTAFYPTYKKTDVPPTSSELLDKAWKIGKDAGLHYVYAGNLGGRGGEKEHTWCPSCGTLLVERAGFRVQYNGIVDGKCPKCSASIAGKWH; encoded by the coding sequence ACAACTCGATCACTTTTCTGTTCCGGGTCATGAAGCCTTGTACCAAAAAGAGGAATCTCTTCGCGTACGCTGTCTGGCTTGCGCCCATCAATGCCGTATTTCCGAAGGCCGCCGTGGCGTTTGCCGCGTCCGCTACAATCGTAAAGGCGTGTTATATGTGCCTTCAGGATACGTGGCCGGGCTGCAAGTCGATCCCATTGAAAAGAAACCCTTTTATCACGTGCTGCCGGGAAGTGATGCCTTATCTTTAGGCATGTTAGGCTGCAATTTCCATTGCGACTTTTGCCAAAATTGGTTGAGCAGTCAAACGCTGCGCGACAGCGACGCCCTATCCGGATTTCAGCCCTGTTCCGCCGCAGAAATCGAATCCTTGGCAATCCGCTCCAAAGCAGCATCCCTTATCAGCACCTATAATGAACCTTTGATTACGGCAGATTGGGCAATCGAAATATTCGAGCGCGTCGCCAATAAAGACATATTATGCGGTTTCGTGAGTAACGGTTATGCAACCCCCACGGTGTTGGAAGTGTTGCGTCCCTTCATGAGTCTTTTTAAGGTGGATTTAAAATGTTTCACCGAACAGGGCTACAGACAAGTGGGCGGCTCCCTGAAACCTGTATTAGAAACCATAAGCCGGTTGCAGGAATTGGGCTTCTGGGTGGAAATCGTGACGCTGGTCGTTCCCGGCTTCAACGACAGCGCAGAAGAACTAAAAAAGATGGCCGCTTTTTTGGCTTCCCTTTCCCTCGATATGCCGTGGCACGTCACCGCCTTTTATCCGACCTATAAAAAAACAGACGTTCCGCCTACCTCGTCGGAACTGCTGGATAAAGCGTGGAAAATTGGCAAGGACGCCGGATTACATTATGTATATGCCGGGAATTTAGGCGGACGAGGCGGCGAAAAAGAACACACCTGGTGTCCCTCCTGCGGTACCTTGCTGGTGGAACGTGCCGGATTCCGTGTTCAGTATAACGGTATCGTGGACGGGAAATGTCCAAAATGCAGCGCATCCATCGCGGGCAAATGGCACTAG